From the Flavimarina sp. Hel_I_48 genome, one window contains:
- a CDS encoding energy transducer TonB has protein sequence MEPKKNPKKDLGRRSVLFFQLGLILILGLSYLAIEWKTYDKEAIDIGQLNVDDVLEEDVPITELNAPPPPPPPPPPPPAPEVIEVVEDEVEIEETVIQSTETTQEEKVEVKDVSYEEPEEEIADVPFAVIENVPVYPGCEGEKDNAAKKACMSAKITQFVQKKFNTELGSELGLSGINKVYVQFKINKQGNIEYMGARGPHPRLESEAERVTKMLPKMTPGMQRGKPVGVLYALPIVFQIQD, from the coding sequence ATGGAACCTAAAAAGAACCCGAAAAAAGATCTTGGCAGGAGAAGTGTACTCTTCTTTCAATTGGGTCTTATTCTTATTCTCGGTTTGTCCTATTTGGCAATCGAGTGGAAGACCTATGACAAAGAAGCCATAGACATTGGCCAGCTCAATGTAGATGACGTTCTCGAAGAAGATGTGCCGATCACAGAACTGAATGCACCACCACCGCCACCACCACCGCCACCACCACCACCAGCACCGGAGGTTATTGAGGTAGTTGAAGATGAGGTTGAAATCGAAGAAACCGTAATCCAGTCTACTGAGACGACCCAGGAAGAAAAGGTTGAGGTGAAAGATGTAAGCTATGAAGAGCCTGAAGAAGAAATTGCCGATGTGCCCTTTGCTGTAATTGAAAATGTACCTGTGTACCCAGGTTGTGAAGGTGAAAAAGACAATGCTGCTAAAAAAGCTTGTATGTCTGCTAAAATCACACAATTTGTTCAAAAGAAGTTCAATACTGAGTTAGGTAGCGAATTAGGATTGAGCGGTATTAATAAGGTTTATGTTCAGTTTAAGATTAATAAACAAGGAAACATAGAGTATATGGGTGCACGTGGACCCCACCCTCGCTTAGAGAGTGAAGCAGAACGTGTAACAAAAATGCTTCCTAAAATGACTCCAGGTATGCAGCGAGGTAAGCCAGTAGGTGTACTTTATGCATTGCCTATCGTATTTCAAATACAGGATTAA